A stretch of DNA from Glycine max cultivar Williams 82 chromosome 18, Glycine_max_v4.0, whole genome shotgun sequence:
CAAACATATAAATGACATACTACAAAGTAACTAATACATTGTACAAACAACCAATACCCAAATATTTAAAAGCAATGAGGGAACTCATTAAAAAAGCTGCTGATTTCTCTTGTTTTGAATCTCCCGTCTTGTTCCTCTTTTCAATAAAAGTCTGCAGCCATCATTAAAAGCAATATTAACACAAATGCAAGGGGAAAAAACTACTAGTACTCAAATAGTTCAAGTGAGAAATAGGGAATTGATCACTTACCCAGCGAAATGACCCGTTCTCGCTATATGTAAGTGGTGTTCAAAGATATGGAGCCTGTATTGGGACTCATAATTTGGAGTAGTACCGCCAGTGCAATGAATCGAAGTTCGTATTTTTGAATTGATTGAGTCATGGGATATACTGTTGTTCATTTGATGGTTCGTGTTGGTTTTAtggagaaaattataaaaaaacagagGAAAGAGGAGAGACAATACGTATTcggagaaaataaaattattctattctaattcaaattgttctgaagagcgatacaataaatagcaaaagacaaactaattagataataaaatattagcaaaacagaatattaaaactaacttgctccttaaagataggaaccacttattgactagactaatccattaaaactgtcttactcctaaaatataggaaatcaacttatttattaaatcctatcttaaaaacttaaaaataaaatattatgcagttacaaaagtatatcttcaacactcctccttgcttTTGGAACTGCAAACTCCAATTCTTTGAGTCCAGGTTTGTTGATAGGTAGTGACTTTGTAAACATGTCGGCCAGTTGATCTTTAGACTTGCCGTAACTTAAGTTCACTTCTCCACTTTGTTGcatctttatcaaataatagaCCTTAATGTTGAAATGCTTAGTCTTCCCATGACACACGGGATTGTTTGCAATAGCAATTACTACttgattgtcaacaaaaattccaattttattcttttgagcAAATAGAATGTTTGACCTTGTTGTAGTGAGATACATTAGACATCCAATCAAGCTCCTATAATATCCTTCATCAATGTTATCAACATCTTCATTGCTGaacttctccttttgattcattggtGTGCTAACAAATTTGCATTCCtccatttgaaacttcttcaaattttcttttgcatatttccttttttcatgtttagcatTCTTTCAAGATGGCAATGATCAAGTCTCTTGTGCCAGAGTTCTGTGAGTGTGACTTGAGTGAAATAGGTTGTATGCTCCTCCTCTGCTGGATCAAATGAGAAggttttatctttcattttaacCCTTAGAACTTCCTGGCCAACAATATCATAGATAAAACAATGTTGATGTTCAAAGGACACTTTAAATCCCTTTTTAATCAACTGACCTACACTTAGCATGTTTTGGTCAATGTTAGGTACATAAAGAACATCTGATATTAATTTGATACCTGAACACGTTGAAATTGCAacagttccttttccttttactgGAATATAGCCACCATTCCCAATTCTGACCTTTGAGATATTAGTTGGCTTCAAATCCTTGAATAGAGTCTTATCATATGTCATGTGGTTCGTACAACCACTATCAATCAACCAACTTTCACTTGATTCGCTACTCAAGAAGCATGTGGCCACAAACAATTGGTCCTCCTCTTCTTGATTAGCAATCTGAGCTCCCTCATCATGGTGATTGTGGCACCGATGAAGAATGTGAAAATGCTGCCAAACTTGGATGCacaggaggaagaagaagcaactgTGGTGCGAGGTTATGCCAAGAAAGGAATTATAAAGTGCATTTTGGAAACCGGAGAAGGCGTTAACGTTCGAGCGGTTGTGATTCGAGGGATCACGGGGATGGAGAAGGGAAGAGCTGCTAAATATGTATGTGAAGATGAGAAAGTGAAGAGTGGCTTTGATGTGGTGGTGTGGATTAACGGTCTCCAACTTCAACGGCATTATGCTGAGTCTGTGGTGAATCATGTGAAGCATGAATTacaggagaagaagaaagaaaatgactCTGGTGAGGGAAAAGGATTCTTTGTGGTTCTGGATGATTTTCACAATGAGAACCACAAGGAGTGGCTTGAATCGGTGAAGAAATTGAAGGAGGTAGCAGAAACACGTGCATCATCTGGAGGGGGTGTATTTCTTGTGATTACAAGGAGTAAAGCCgtaattgaatttgtggatcAGTCATTTGATTTCGTTCACAAGTATCGGTTTGATAGGTCGTCCCATTCTGAGTCACGGTTTCTGTTTGAGCAAATTGCGGGCACAAGTGTGAGTGTAATTAAATCAGAGACCGAAGACTCTTTGTTAGAGATGTGTGGAGGAATCCTTGGAGCAATAGAAACAATGGAGAGGCTGGTGAGGTCTCGGAATTCAAATACTGAATCAGATATCAATTAGTTGAAGGGTGAATTTGTGCAGGAGATGCTGTTGAAATATTACAACGAGTTCAACCTCTCTTCCTGGTGTCTAAGGCAATGCTTTGCTTACTCTTTCTTTATATTCTCTTCACAAGATTCTGTGAAGGGTGAGAAGCTTGTTAGACTTTGGATGGTGGAGGGATATCTGGCAcactcttcctcttcttcttctccagtACTAGAAGATTTGGGCCATGAATGTATAGAGGAATTCCTTCACAGGTCAATATTCAGAGTTAATGAAGATGGAGAAATATACAGCATTTTCAAAGAGGGAGAACTGGCAGAGTTATGGTTACCATCAATAACGTGTATTTGAAGGACGAGGAAATCATCGACAACTATGTCGGCTGAGTGTCGCTGAGTTCGGAATTGGATGTTTCAAAAGGCATCTCTAGATCCCTCTTTAAATCCTATAAAAACATGCGTACCTTTGTTTTGGAAAAGCATTCTCGACCTCCAAACTGAGTGATGCTAAGCTGGGCTGCTTGTGATGAAATCTTGTCAGTGTTCACCAGGTTGCACGTgttgattctgaaaaatttaGGCATGAAGGTGTTGCCGGGTTCAATTGGGGACTTGAAGAGTTTGAGATACCTCGATTTGTCTCGCAACAACTTCAACAAACTTCCTATTTGCATAGGTGAGTTGCTGCATTTGCAGACCTTGCAACTGTCCCACTGTCTCAAGCTTAAAGAATTGCCGGATGATGTGAACTATTTTGCGAGTTTGAGGCATCTGGAggtggatgaatgcacaaatctGATGCACATGCCATCTGCGTTAAGGAAACTGACTTGGCTTCGGTCATTGCCGCATTTCGTGACCAGCAAACGCAACAGTCTTGGAGAACTCATTGATCTCAATGAGGTCCGGGGAGAGTTGGAGATTTCACACTAAGAGCGTTTCAAATTGAAAGGATCACGGCCTGAGAGTGCCTTTTTGAAAGAGAAGCAACATCTTGAAGGCCTCACATTGAGATGGAATCATGATGACAATGACGACCAAGATGAAATCATGTTAAAACAACTGGAGCCTCATCAAAATTTGAAACGATTATCCATTATAGGCTATCAAGGTAATCAATTTCCAGGTTGGTTGTCATCCCTCAATAATCTTGTTGAGATTAGTTTGTACAAATGCTCCAAATGCCAGTCTCTCTCCACACTGAATCATGTCCTTGTCAATCTTGAAAAACTCACACTCATGAGTTTGGACTCTCTAGAGTTCATAAAAGACAATGGCAGTGAGGATCTGAGGCTAAAACAAGTACAAATATCGGATTGCCCAAAGCTCACCAGTTGGTGGAAGAATCCGGAAACACACAATACTACTGTATTTACTGCCATATCAGAATTGGTAGTCGAATACTGTCCCAAGCTGGTTAGTTTGCCTCTGTTTCCTATGCTTGATTATAGATTGGTTTTAGAAAGCTTCAACATGAAACTGTTGTTGAACACCCTAAGACACAATTCTACGGGACCAGATCCTTCCCTCTCCAAATTGAATCATTTGACAATGATAAATGCGGATGAGAAACAATATCAACGAGAAGAGAAGATGCTGAAAAACTTAACTTCTCTATCATCACTTGACATCAAGAACTGCAAAGCTTTGAAGTTTATCAAAGGTTGGAAACATCTCAACTCACTTGAGATTTTGCATATTACTAACTGTACTGATATTGATCTACCAAATGATGAATGGGAAGGTTTGAAAAATCTCAGTAATCTGATCATAGAGGATATGTCAGATCTAAAGTCTCTTCCAGAAGGAATAAAACACCTTACCAATCTGGATAATCTAGAAATCAGAAGTTGTCCCAATTTAGAGGTTGTGCCAAAGGAAGTTGGTGAAGGCCTCAACGACTTCAcatttattgttattgatgattgccCCAAGATAGCTTCATTGCCTGAAAGCTTGATCAACAACTTCATAGGGTTGAAAATTGGAAACTGCCCCTTGTTGGAGCCTTGGAACAAAAGTAGACCAAAGCTTCCCCTACAAGCATCAGACATACAGGAGGAACAAAATTTGACTTCACCAGATTCAAACAAAACCAGTAATGAAATTCAAAATGTGATTCCTCCAACCAATTCTCGTCCCCAGTGCAATTACTGCGGTACGTTTGCAAGCCTATACTAGCTCCATGCATTTGAATGTATGCCAGCCTATGAAGCCTAGATACGAGATACGATACGGATACGATACGACACAGATACGAAGATacggaaaatttttaaaattaaagatacaATACGTCTTGGATACgttaataaaacatataaaaagttatatatagtttcagattttttttctagaacAGTTTGATTTTTCATTGGAATAGCttcaaattcatattaaaaaataaaacatgaaaaatcaGGACATAATATCAATGTTGCCTAGACTAGAAAATGATATGAAGCTTGAGATTTAGAATTCTGATATGAAGCTGCATGttcaaaacaaaagtaaaaatacgAAAAATGGGAACCCCAACGTCCAACAGGATACCTCGTTTCCAACACAGGCAATTGATGGACAACCCATGATCACCCCATTATCTTTTCTGGACTCACGACGCCGTTCCAATGATGACGCCGCTCCATGGGAAGTACTGGTCCAGTGGCAATGATTATCCCCGGACGACACCTCTTGGGAAGATTGGGAGCAGTTGCGTGACACatatcaccttgaggacaaggtgcttTTCCAAAGACCAGGGAAACCAAATTGATAGGTGCAGGGGATGTCTGGCTTTGAGGACCAGTGCCTCCAGAACTAAGAAAGGAGAAGAGAATtgcaataaaaaggaaaagtattattttcatatcttgATTGTTTGATTACATAGGTATTTATAACAATTCCTAATAACAAATTTTGGACTGGCTTGTGTGCAGGAATATTCCTATAACAGAATTAGTTTGTATTTGTCTGGCTGAGAGAGACAATTCCAATCAAGCTAGATATGGAGTAGTGCTAGCTGAATTTGCTGAAGATTCAATCCCTGGTTTACCCTTATGCGTAATCATCCAAGTATGCGGGCCTTGTCACCTTTCGTTTGGGCTTCTCTACTAACTGCAACCTCTGTTCATCCTTGTTGGTAAGTTCCTTCCTTGTCCCTGTGTCTATGTTTGAGATCTCTGTTGCTCTATCATTGgtgcaaaatttaaaattggagATATGGTAAGTGTAGGATGCATGATTGGATATTGTCACTAATAAGCTCTAACGATGATCTTGAGAGTTATTGCTCCCAAGCGATTCTTACATATGAAGTATTGGAGTGAGTGAGATAAAGTCCTATACATCatgaaaaaatttgaatatcatATCaatcaaaaaaaaatgttagattaaaatataacgtcaaatttttttatataattattacaatCATGAAAGCcataaaaacaaacatattCATACTTCATTTTGTAGgagcaaaaataataaaacatataaaaatattttttaaacgtCTTTTTCCATGACATTTTTcattaacttataaaaatattcgtttttttctaattgaaaggatttgacattttaaataaactgtaaaaaatgtaaaataaaaataatgtgaactaaatattgttttaggttaatatttaacataaaaagtGTATTATTGATCATGATTatgataaatgaaaattataaatttgggtaatcttatatatatataacataccaAAGTgacatttttattgaattttttctttaaattaaaaaaaaattaaaaaaaatcggtGCCGACCTGCCGCTTTTTTTAAAgcttgataaaattattataaatataggaCAGGGACAAAATAAAATTCGGCGCCGACCTGACGCTTTTTCAGAAAGTTCTCTCCGAGAGTAGAACGCACGCAAAGCCCCACGTGAACCATGAGGATTTCGCGCACGCCCAGCTTATCCGtattaaattaagaattatgatattcttaaaatatttttataatttagtcttataatttgttttattaactCTTATTATAATATTCTTGCATACACACAATATTGCATTTAATCATTCTTCATTGgattacattttttatgaattgtgttacatatatttaatcttataatttgttttattatctTCTATTACAATATTCTTACGTACAcgattttttttatcgatatattatattctTATAATGAGTAACGATATATATGGACAATTACATGTTTAGTTAGAACTGTGTCTTTTCTACCAAGGCTTAGGTTCTTTGCCCCCCTTGGTTCCttgtattgttttttcttcttcctttgattAGTGCatttataaatattcaattagcactcgtttttttctatttcttttttcttacctAATTACGTTAAATTATCTATCACATTTACATTTCTATTTTGTCTATTTCGTTCTCTCTTTTGGTGTAGATTAACACAATGTTTTTGTAAATCATTATTCTTAATCAAAAACGGATATTACATctggtttttcttcttctcttctttctctcataTGTTGAACTTGAAAAATTATGATTGATGAGCATTGGATTTGAGTTTAGCAAAATTGGCTAATCTTTCATGACGTAGTAAATTTAAGTCTGAATATTCATTAAGatagataattatatttaatgtatataacCATGTTGAGAAAAAAAACGAACTAAAATATACtactttcatttcaaattatttgatctttaatattttgttacacAATAAGAAAAACTATAACTATTACTCTAAGAACATAATATCTATTAAAGACTAGTAgtaatttaactaaaatattttcactctttcttaatttctatatatacaTTATTGAGTATTCTAAAAGGATGTTTGTTTCACGAAATTGTTTTGCATTCCCATGAAGCACATCTAAAAGAATATTATAGTTGAGAAtgctattttttattgaatataaaaatgcgtttgtttaatttttgacaattttaggaatatttttaaagttaaaataataaatgaaaaataaaagtaaaattggaAGTTATAGgggaattagaaaataatttgtcaTGTTCCCATGGAATTTAACTTTCCCGCCCCCATTAGTATGTGGAAATAAAAGTTATGCAGACATGAAGACATGAGAATATAATTCTATACATAAACATTTGCTAATAAGCTTGTAACAAACATAAGAATAAACATTCTTATCTTCATATTCTGGTGCaagataatttcataaaaaagaaaaacgcctcctaagaaaattatatttattagaggagaaaatttgaacaaattttttatattgaaaactGAAAACACCAATCAAACTAGAAATCAAAATAAGTGGTTTGTTGTACcacaaaataaaagttaaaatttaatgaatttgaaaTATATGGAGTAAGTAAAATTCACGTGGGAAaccaagataaagaaaaattattgtacGGTATGCATGACAGACACATAACACGTCTCTATGCAGTTCATGCACTTATGCACAAATCCCTAATTAATATAAGTGTGAACCACACCAACCCATCCCTTCActccttttcctttctttttctctcattccaTTCACATTCTCAACCCAACACACAACTTCCAACCATATTCTCTCgccacttcctcacatggacgcAAAGAGAACCCTAGAGCTCACGGTTTTATCGTTGGAGGAGCTCCACGTGGACTGGAAGCACGCCGCGGAGAGCCTCTACGTGGTGGTACGGGCAGAGTCCATCACCAGCTACTCCACGGGCACGGCCACCGAAAGCGGTGGCAACCCGTCGTGGAACGAGAAGCTGGTAGTTGACGTGCCCGTGCATGCGAGGTCCATCACGCTGGAGGTGAAGTGCAAGGACGCCCCCAGCGTGAAGGACCTCGGCATCGCGAGGATAGCCATCTCGGATTTCCTCGGTGGCGGCACGATGGCGCCGGAGCAGTGTTTGCAATTTTTGAGTTACAGGTTGAGGGATTGGGAAGGGAGGCGCAGTGGGGTGATTAATTTTTCCGTTAGGGTTAGGGCTACGGAGAAGGCATGTTCTTGCTCCGGGGACGTTGTTATTGGCGTTCCCATTTTGTGGAACAGGTAAAGGTGTGTTTGGAGTTGCGGTGCGGTGGTGCCAAATCGATCACGTTGAAGCACTCTTTATTTTCACTTCCGTTTTTTTTCTCACGTCGAAAACACGATTTCTTCCACCCATGGGTGTATATGGCACAAGTGTCTACAATTATTAATAGAATTGTGTGTGTccatttatctttatctttttcttttttttttacctttttttattttacttcaatTTGGTGTCTCATTGTGAGAACAGATCTACGTTTGTGTTTGCAGGCAGAATTAGAATGAAGCTTAGTCACATGCGTTTCGGTGCATGTGCAGCTCATGGAATTCGGGTCTATGAATACAAGCTTCACCAGTTAGTTATATATTCATAGTCTCTTTCAATAAAATAGGTACTCCTCTTAATTATAAGAAGAagtgtaaatgtttttttttgtttctatttagaGAGATGTAACTTTCTTCTACGtatttagtgagaaaaattctattacttattattttttctttattagttGAAGGTTTTTTACATTGAAATATTAAGCCGATTTCTAATTTCCAACTCTAATTtagtttatcaaaattatttctATAAGGTATCAAAGTCATCGAATGAGGATTAATTACATTTCATACATGTTATTATTGAGTGATGATGCAAAAATATCCCTACTTTTCAAACACCTaacaaataatcataattttttctctatttttttcatgtCACATCATAATATTTgtaatacttataatttttttttatctctcactAGGTATGTAATGACACACTAGATGTTCATGAATATTTTACCGTTATTAATTGAGAGTTCCTATTCATAGTTATTATTCACATGTGCAATTGTATTGTATATTTTACAATGATTGTTAACGTGTTGAATTTTTTCTAGTGTGACAATACAATATTTTCGTATAGGATGCTATATTTTATAGTGTAATTAAGCAAtagttcattaaaaaatattatagcaacaaaatatatatgttcaaaAGAATTATCTGCTAATTAATGTCTTGCAACACTTCAAGATGCAAAGTTGTAACCAATTTCTACTCCATTTTTTGTCAAAAGTTATCCTCGACCACGCGCGTGCTCATCAACGAAGTAGAAATGACAGAAATGTGTTGGGTTTCTAATGCATCAGTTTTGGAAAACCTTATGTACACATGCAATAATTTATACGAGACTAGATATTGACCAAGTTATTGGAATGATTAGTTCATTTGTGACAATTTCCACTGGAGAGCATTTGAATATTGTTAAGAGAATCCTATAAGACACATTAAAAAAACCTTGGGTACAAACAATTTTGAGACAATTAAAGTACTTTGTTGCAGGGAATCGAATCTTTTATTCCAGAACAAAACACATATATATGGTAGAAGACAATGTAGATTTGCAAAAGGTTCATTTTAAAGATATTCTAATATCATGGCAAAGCCCATCAATGATTATTAGTTTATATGGTGCGGATCGTGATCCTTATAGTCATTGTATAAGAAACATAAGCAATAGAAGAAATTTGAGCTTAACTCAACCCTAAAAGTTAGCTCAAAGGGTGAAGATTGTCCTCaccttatatattatatcttgACACTATCTTTAATCAATGTATGAGGTGACTTGGAgacttaggttttttttttttcaattcactcCCTTACACCAAATACTCTTTGGGCTTGGTATGCAGTCCTTTTTGAATGGATCTAGGATAGATCCTGATACCAAGAAGAAAtttgggcctaactcaaccctaaaAACTAATTCATAGAATGAGGGTTACCCTCGCCTTATATGCTCTATCTTGAGTTAATATGGGACTTAAGTTTTTTTCTAGTTCACCCCCTCAGGTCCAACACTCTTTGGGCTTGGTGCGTGGTCCTTTTTGAATGgatctaggataggctctgagggggtaaattggaaaaaaaaaccaaatccGCAAGTCCCACATTGATTAGAGATAGtgtcaaaatataatatataaggtgAGGACAATCTCTCACTCTTTGAACTAGTTTTTAGAGTTGAGTTAgggtcaaattttttttataagaaattattaaaaaaaaattaataaaaaattagtaatagAGAAATTTAAAGGCTCACAAAAGTGACTTTAATAAGTGGAAGATTATCAGAATATAAAGCCGCTTTTGTGGCTTAACTTAATAAACTAAAGggcactttttttcttcttaacttTATGTTCTGGGCCAATAAAATTCGTTGACAGGTAGAACAAATCATGTAACACTAGAAGGAGGATTTTTTTAccttattatcttattttaaagaGATGTACTCTCTTATTACAAGAAAGAATAcaactgttctttctttgaatttttctcTCTGAAGCGCGAGAAAATGAGAGGAATTAGTATTGAGCAAAAGCTTTCCCGTCTAACTACCTTCCTCTGCATGAAATGAATGGAGCAAAACAGAAACGCATGGAGTGGGTTCGGGTTTATGGACTGGCCCGTGACCCGACCATGgaccaaattttgttttttagaatCAACGATTatacagaattttaaattcgtCTTGCAAAATTCATGAATTGTGAGGGTTTGAACCATGGGATCTGTGAGCCCGCCGctaaattcaatttatattttaatctaaaatttcttaatatttatattgaaaatttatttggttgtgttaaaatttttataattaagtatttattaaagATTTATTAAGactttttatgatatatatatgagtataactgattatttttaaaatatatatatttattttaaaattttaatatttttataaaaaaaaattagacatatAAACCAGCCCGTTTGGGTCCCAAAGAATTTATAAGGACGAACCAATTAAGTCCATACGAAATGGATTGACCGAGTCTCTGCTGTGAATGTAAACTTATGCATATGGGCCTTACAAGTCGGGCTGGCACACTTACCCATGGAGCAATTTGATCGTGATTTCTGAGCGAGCTTTTCCAATAATAAGAATAATGCTTGTTTTTCTCGTGAGAAAACCTATAATGCTTCTTAGCCTAGTCGATTGTGATTCTAGCATTAtcgatttgaattttttttaaaacaaaagaaaatctagTTGTTAGTTGTCAAATCATCTAtctaaataaaactaaaaattaaaactaatttagtctaaaaattaatttaaaaataattttttatcactttaaaatcatataactTTTTACATCTTCAaaccattaattaaaaaaacaactttgaagtcaaaatcattaattgttttactactttaagtaaaaaataaaaacgaaaGTCGTTCACTTTTTATtactttagttaaaaaaaaacaaaaaacaaaatcattcatctttttataactttattatCCGCCGGAATCGTGAATTATCATACCATACTTCTATTTAAGTATCAATTCAAAATTTACCTCATTTGCTAAATTACAGAAAAATTATTCCGTTTTAGTACTTTCGCTGTATTTCTTGTCTAAGTATATATAAATCTAAACACATGCATGTACTTGGAAAATTTAAAGTCTAACACCCACTTGTAACATTCTTCCGTCTATATATACAAATGTAAACACATGTACttgggaaaaaaaatgttaagatgcatataaataaaagttttcttccttttttttttatagacacCCCTACCACCATATgggttataatatttatattcctTCTCCCTTTTGTGATCTCATCAATaagtaattataataaatactgTACCAAATCTTTACATCTTAAAAGAATGCATCAAAGTACCACACTTTCTCATTATAAAACGTTCCTCTCacaataaagaagaagaaaaataaagaagaaaataaaaagaaaagaagaaggacagttttaatttttctccTTCATTAAGCTACGcattttattttacaagttAACGCAAGCGAGCTATCGTAATTCTGACGTTCGTCTTGGCACAGTGGATGACAATAATAATGCTGGAGAATTATCATCCAATTTCCCCCTTGACTTGGCCTATAGTCAATATCTCAACATTATTAAATATGTATAGGTTTTGTATAACGaatctcaaataaaaatgagaatctTCAATaaccaataaattaaaatttaaacatttgtcttattataaattctatccattaatattatgattattttataaatttgtatagTCATAGCTGGATTGCAGTTCATCTTTTTGAACTACAAACAATAGCCTACTGCAAGTCTAAGTGACaggaaattatatataactttaattttaattttttttaattttattacatatatttttatattttagtataattttaattattaaattttaattaaaaattatagatttttaattttatacgtaaatgatatgaaataaaaatcaaagataatgtattaaatatgatatttataatattaataatataatttaaaataaaataattatctaaattttattaatttgttgaatTCCATTTTTACTCGAGGTCAATTAGAAAAGCCTATTTGTATATACACATAGGCATAGCGgaacatatatgtatatgtttatCCATCATTAATGTATCTGGAGGAATTTCATTTTGGGGAatcatatatgtatatgtttaaTTTATCCATCATTAACgtatttgaaggaatttcatttTGAGTgagtttaaattaaaagataaataagttagcgtttaaaattatttaactgatttaaaatttatgtggttaaaataattaattcgtTTGATAAACGAAAATTTATTTCACTAGTTcataattctaataaaaaagcTGAGTTAAAAGtgtcaactatttttttatcaatctcACTATTGTAC
This window harbors:
- the LOC106797033 gene encoding putative disease resistance RPP13-like protein 1; its protein translation is MVIVAPMKNVKMLPNLDAQEEEEATVVRGYAKKGIIKCILETGEGVNVRAVVIRGITGMEKGRAAKYVCEDEKVKSGFDVVVWINGLQLQRHYAESVVNHVKHELQEKKKENDSGEGKGFFVVLDDFHNENHKEWLESVKKLKEVAETRASSGGGVFLVITRSKAVIEFVDQSFDFVHKYRFDRSSHSESRFLFEQIAGTSVSVIKSETEDSLLEMCGGILGAIETMERLVRSRNSNTESDIN
- the LOC106797034 gene encoding putative disease resistance protein RGA4, with product MSLDSLEFIKDNGSEDLRLKQVQISDCPKLTSWWKNPETHNTTVFTAISELVVEYCPKLVSLPLFPMLDYRLVLESFNMKLLLNTLRHNSTGPDPSLSKLNHLTMINADEKQYQREEKMLKNLTSLSSLDIKNCKALKFIKGWKHLNSLEILHITNCTDIDLPNDEWEGLKNLSNLIIEDMSDLKSLPEGIKHLTNLDNLEIRSCPNLEVVPKEVGEGLNDFTFIVIDDCPKIASLPESLINNFIGLKIGNCPLLEPWNKSRPKLPLQASDIQEEQNLTSPDSNKTSNEIQNVIPPTNSRPQCNYCGTFASLY
- the LOC100816414 gene encoding BON1-associated protein 2; its protein translation is MDAKRTLELTVLSLEELHVDWKHAAESLYVVVRAESITSYSTGTATESGGNPSWNEKLVVDVPVHARSITLEVKCKDAPSVKDLGIARIAISDFLGGGTMAPEQCLQFLSYRLRDWEGRRSGVINFSVRVRATEKACSCSGDVVIGVPILWNR